The Amycolatopsis sp. DG1A-15b genome window below encodes:
- a CDS encoding serine hydrolase domain-containing protein, whose amino-acid sequence MPKLPELSAWLHTRLPALLAEHHVPGAAVAVYAGGEIIDHAAGVLNTGTGVEADADSLFQIGSITKVWTTTLAMQLVDEGVLDIEEPVRKYLPEFVLGDEDAAARITVRQLMCHTAGFEGDIFTDTGRGADCIEKYVATLGDVPQLFAPGEMFSYNNAAFCVLGRLVEVLRGKTYDECLQDHLFTPLGLTHAAPGPYEAIRFRAALGHLTSSPGADPEPASTWALTPSNAPAGSMLAMRPRDLVTFAAMHLRDGEGPEGTRVLSADSARAMRERLVELPELGIFGDAWGLGWSLFDSPGGTVVGHDGGTIGQSAFLRVAPEHGVAVALLTNGGDTIAVYTEVVAHVLRELTGIELAAPPVPDPAAPRVDASRYVGEYSSSVADIVVSQDDDGRVWVERVPKGIFAELARPEKTELVAMNGDTLILAEPMQGMYVPHAFVGDDGTGRALYLHTGRADRRVSA is encoded by the coding sequence ATGCCGAAACTCCCCGAACTCTCCGCCTGGCTGCACACCCGGCTCCCCGCCCTGCTGGCCGAGCACCACGTGCCCGGCGCGGCCGTCGCCGTGTACGCCGGCGGCGAGATCATCGACCACGCCGCCGGGGTGCTCAACACCGGCACCGGCGTCGAAGCGGACGCCGATTCGCTGTTCCAGATCGGGTCGATCACGAAGGTCTGGACGACCACCCTGGCCATGCAGCTCGTCGACGAAGGCGTCCTCGACATCGAGGAGCCGGTCCGGAAGTACCTGCCGGAATTCGTGCTCGGCGACGAGGACGCGGCCGCGCGGATCACCGTCCGGCAGCTGATGTGCCACACCGCCGGGTTCGAGGGGGACATCTTCACCGACACCGGCCGCGGCGCCGACTGCATCGAAAAGTACGTCGCGACGCTCGGCGACGTGCCCCAGCTGTTCGCCCCCGGCGAGATGTTCTCCTACAACAACGCCGCGTTCTGCGTGCTCGGCAGGCTCGTGGAAGTCCTGCGCGGCAAGACCTACGACGAATGCCTCCAGGACCACCTGTTCACCCCGCTCGGCCTGACGCACGCGGCGCCGGGCCCGTACGAGGCGATCCGGTTCCGCGCCGCGCTCGGGCACCTGACGTCCTCGCCCGGCGCCGACCCCGAACCCGCGAGCACCTGGGCGCTGACGCCGTCCAACGCCCCGGCGGGCTCGATGCTCGCGATGCGCCCGCGGGACTTGGTCACGTTCGCCGCGATGCACCTGCGGGACGGCGAAGGCCCCGAAGGTACCCGCGTGCTCAGCGCGGACAGTGCCCGTGCGATGCGGGAACGCCTGGTGGAGCTGCCGGAACTCGGTATCTTCGGCGACGCGTGGGGGCTCGGCTGGTCGCTGTTCGACTCGCCCGGCGGGACGGTGGTCGGCCACGACGGCGGCACGATCGGCCAGTCCGCGTTCCTGCGCGTGGCCCCGGAGCACGGGGTCGCGGTGGCCCTGCTGACCAACGGCGGCGACACGATCGCCGTCTACACCGAGGTCGTCGCGCACGTCCTGCGCGAGCTGACCGGCATCGAACTGGCCGCACCACCGGTGCCGGACCCGGCCGCGCCGCGCGTCGACGCCTCGCGGTACGTCGGGGAGTACTCGTCGTCGGTGGCGGACATCGTCGTCAGCCAGGACGACGACGGCCGCGTCTGGGTCGAGCGGGTCCCGAAGGGGATCTTCGCGGAGCTGGCCAGGCCGGAGAAGACCGAGCTGGTCGCGATGAACGGCGACACGCTGATCCTGGCCGAGCCGATGCAGGGGATGTACGTGCCGCACGCCTTCGTCGGGGACGACGGCACCGGCCGCGCGCTGTACCTGCACACCGGCCGGGCCGATCGGCGGGTGAGCGCGTGA
- a CDS encoding GNAT family N-acetyltransferase: MVGVTEVVTNTAPPLRDEAAAAAAGAALASGVRIRTLAEVADLAAVSRLFESIWRPAPGNPLVTAELLRAMASAGNYVAGAFDGPELLGACFGFFGEPAKGGLHSHIAGVATTGHGRGIGFALKLHQRAWALRQGVAVISWTFDPLVRRNAHFNLTKLAARPARYLPDFYGPMQDGINGTGDTDRLMVAWDLASPSVRAAAAGRPDRVDAAALRAGGAAVALAAGPDGRPVTGSADAPVVLVAVPPDIEALRRTDPEQGRAWRVALREVLGGLLAGGASVTGFDRAGWYVLTKEPSS, translated from the coding sequence ATGGTGGGCGTGACAGAAGTCGTGACGAACACAGCCCCGCCGTTGCGGGACGAGGCGGCCGCCGCGGCGGCCGGTGCCGCCCTCGCCTCGGGCGTCCGGATCCGGACCCTGGCCGAGGTCGCCGACCTGGCCGCGGTGTCCCGGCTCTTCGAATCGATCTGGCGGCCCGCGCCGGGAAACCCGCTCGTGACGGCCGAACTGCTGCGGGCCATGGCCTCGGCGGGCAACTACGTCGCCGGGGCGTTCGACGGACCCGAGCTGCTCGGCGCCTGCTTCGGGTTCTTCGGCGAACCCGCGAAGGGAGGACTGCACAGCCACATCGCCGGGGTCGCGACCACCGGGCACGGCCGCGGCATCGGCTTCGCGCTCAAGCTGCACCAGCGCGCGTGGGCGCTGCGCCAGGGGGTCGCGGTGATCTCCTGGACGTTCGACCCGCTGGTGCGCCGCAACGCCCACTTCAACCTGACCAAGCTCGCCGCCCGCCCGGCGCGCTACCTGCCGGACTTCTACGGCCCGATGCAGGACGGGATCAACGGCACCGGCGACACCGACCGCCTCATGGTCGCCTGGGACCTGGCGAGCCCGTCCGTGCGGGCGGCCGCCGCCGGCCGGCCGGACCGGGTGGACGCGGCGGCACTGCGGGCCGGGGGAGCCGCCGTCGCGCTGGCGGCCGGCCCGGACGGCCGCCCGGTCACCGGCTCCGCGGACGCGCCGGTGGTGCTGGTCGCCGTCCCGCCGGACATCGAGGCGCTCCGGCGCACCGACCCGGAGCAGGGCCGGGCCTGGCGGGTCGCGCTGCGGGAGGTGCTCGGCGGCCTGCTCGCCGGGGGTGCCTCGGTCACCGGATTCGATCGTGCCGGCTGGTACGTGCTGACCAAGGAGCCTTCGTCGTGA
- the menC gene encoding o-succinylbenzoate synthase, giving the protein MKLTGVELLRVRLPLVAPFRTSFGTQAERELLLLRAVTSEGEGWGECGAMAGPLYSSEYIDGVEHVLQAFLVPALLAAGDLTAYRVAPLLAKFKGHRMAKAALEMAVLDAELRAHGLSFGTALGSTSDSVPCGVSVGIMDSIPQLVDVVGGYLDAGYLRIKLKIEPGWDVEPVRAVRERFGDDILLQVDANTAYTLSDVPQLQRLDPFGLLLIEQPLEEEDVLGHAELARHLRTPICLDETVVSAASAAAAIRLGACRIVNIKPSRVGGYLEARRVHDVCAAHGIPVWCGGMLETGLGRAANVALASLPGFTLPGDTSASDRFYRTDITEPFVLEAGRLPVPSGPGLGVTPIPGRLAEVTTAKSWLA; this is encoded by the coding sequence GTGAAACTCACCGGTGTGGAACTCCTCCGCGTGCGGCTGCCCCTCGTGGCCCCGTTCCGGACGTCGTTCGGCACGCAGGCCGAACGCGAACTGCTGCTCCTGAGGGCGGTGACGTCCGAGGGCGAAGGCTGGGGTGAGTGCGGGGCGATGGCCGGCCCGCTCTACTCCTCGGAGTACATCGACGGTGTCGAGCACGTGCTGCAGGCCTTCCTCGTGCCGGCGCTCCTCGCCGCCGGGGACCTCACGGCGTACAGGGTCGCGCCGCTGCTGGCGAAGTTCAAGGGCCACCGGATGGCCAAGGCCGCGCTGGAAATGGCCGTGCTCGACGCCGAGCTGCGAGCGCACGGCCTGTCCTTCGGCACCGCACTGGGGTCCACATCGGACTCCGTGCCGTGCGGGGTGTCGGTCGGGATCATGGACTCGATCCCGCAGCTGGTGGACGTCGTCGGCGGTTACCTCGACGCCGGGTACCTCCGCATCAAACTGAAGATCGAGCCCGGCTGGGACGTCGAGCCGGTGCGCGCGGTCCGCGAACGCTTCGGCGACGACATCCTGCTGCAGGTCGACGCGAACACCGCGTACACGCTGTCGGACGTGCCGCAGCTGCAGCGGCTCGACCCGTTCGGGCTGCTGCTGATCGAGCAGCCCCTGGAAGAGGAGGACGTGCTCGGTCACGCCGAGCTCGCCAGGCACCTGCGGACGCCGATCTGCCTGGACGAGACCGTCGTGTCGGCGGCGTCGGCCGCGGCCGCGATCCGGCTCGGCGCCTGCCGGATCGTCAACATCAAGCCGAGCCGGGTCGGCGGCTACCTGGAAGCGCGGCGGGTGCACGACGTCTGCGCCGCGCACGGCATCCCGGTCTGGTGCGGCGGGATGCTCGAAACCGGGCTGGGCCGGGCCGCCAACGTCGCGCTGGCGTCGCTGCCCGGGTTCACCCTGCCCGGCGACACCTCGGCGTCGGACCGGTTCTACCGCACCGACATCACCGAACCGTTCGTGCTCGAGGCCGGACGGCTGCCGGTGCCGTCCGGGCCCGGTCTCGGCGTCACCCCGATCCCCGGGCGGCTGGCCGAGGTGACCACCGCCAAGTCCTGGCTCGCCTAG
- a CDS encoding ABC transporter substrate-binding protein, which translates to MTCTRTAVVLLGALALAATACGGPGGADAAGGTLADGKTFTVGIASDPGNLDPHMSVLSVTGQVDRFLYDSLLELTPDGKPLPALAEKWDATTTTASFTLRPGITCADGGHLTAADVAANIVFVGDPANKSPFAGLTIAPGTKATADEATRTVTVTSGAPDAFLLRNAGGLPIVCGKGLADRKLLAKGGSGTGMFAVSEIVPNDHYTFTRRKDYTWGPGDWKAQQAGLPDKVVARVIPNTSTAANLLLSGELNASQINGPDRQRLEARKLYHADFLAPLGEIFYNQAAGRPGQDESVRRALTQALDLAQLGKVLTNGTGKPSQGLVTAEPKACSGDTVTGHLPAHEPAAAASALDSAGWKAGPDGVRAKGGKRLALTVLYGTQLGPNMAPTAELAQQTWKSLGAEVTLKAVDSPGLSQVLFGTGEWEVSLGPVGLTLPSQLVPFVSGPVAPDGTNFAHIANPEYEQGVKQAAAMSGEASCPAWQAAETALVKHVDVVPYIDSVVPYYASGARFDVSQGSVTPSSIRMYAR; encoded by the coding sequence ATGACCTGCACACGGACGGCGGTGGTCCTGCTCGGCGCACTCGCTCTCGCGGCCACGGCCTGCGGGGGACCGGGTGGCGCCGATGCGGCCGGCGGCACCCTGGCCGACGGCAAGACGTTCACCGTCGGGATCGCGTCCGACCCCGGCAACCTCGACCCGCACATGTCGGTGCTGTCGGTGACCGGCCAGGTCGACCGGTTCCTCTACGACTCGCTGCTCGAACTCACCCCCGACGGCAAGCCGCTGCCCGCGCTCGCCGAAAAGTGGGACGCCACGACCACCACGGCGTCGTTCACCCTGCGGCCCGGCATCACCTGCGCGGACGGGGGTCACCTGACCGCCGCCGACGTCGCCGCGAACATCGTGTTCGTCGGCGACCCGGCGAACAAGTCGCCCTTCGCCGGCCTGACGATCGCGCCCGGCACGAAGGCCACCGCCGACGAAGCCACCCGGACGGTCACCGTGACCAGCGGCGCGCCCGACGCGTTCCTGCTCCGCAACGCCGGTGGCCTGCCGATCGTCTGCGGCAAGGGACTGGCCGACCGGAAACTCCTGGCCAAGGGCGGCAGCGGCACCGGCATGTTCGCCGTCTCCGAGATCGTGCCGAACGACCACTACACGTTCACCCGCCGCAAGGACTACACGTGGGGTCCGGGGGACTGGAAGGCGCAGCAGGCCGGCCTGCCGGACAAGGTCGTCGCCCGGGTCATCCCGAACACCTCGACGGCGGCGAACCTGCTGCTCTCCGGTGAGCTGAACGCGAGCCAGATCAACGGGCCGGACCGCCAGCGGCTGGAAGCGCGGAAGCTCTACCACGCGGACTTCCTCGCGCCGCTCGGGGAAATCTTCTACAACCAGGCCGCCGGGCGCCCCGGCCAGGACGAGTCCGTGCGTCGCGCGCTCACCCAGGCCCTCGACCTGGCCCAGCTCGGCAAGGTGCTGACCAACGGCACCGGCAAGCCGTCGCAGGGCCTGGTCACCGCCGAGCCGAAGGCGTGCTCGGGCGACACCGTCACCGGCCACCTGCCCGCGCACGAGCCGGCGGCGGCCGCGTCCGCTTTGGACAGTGCGGGCTGGAAAGCGGGTCCGGACGGCGTGCGCGCCAAGGGCGGCAAGCGGCTGGCGCTCACCGTCCTCTACGGCACCCAGCTCGGCCCGAACATGGCGCCCACCGCCGAATTGGCCCAGCAGACCTGGAAGTCACTCGGCGCCGAGGTCACGCTCAAGGCCGTCGACAGTCCGGGGCTGTCCCAGGTGCTGTTCGGCACCGGCGAGTGGGAGGTCTCGCTCGGGCCGGTCGGGCTCACGCTGCCCAGCCAGCTGGTCCCGTTCGTGTCCGGGCCGGTGGCGCCCGACGGGACCAACTTCGCCCACATCGCCAACCCGGAGTACGAGCAGGGCGTCAAGCAGGCGGCCGCGATGAGCGGCGAGGCCAGCTGCCCGGCCTGGCAGGCCGCGGAGACGGCGTTGGTCAAGCACGTCGACGTGGTGCCCTACATCGACTCCGTCGTGCCGTACTACGCGAGCGGTGCGCGGTTCGACGTCAGCCAGGGCAGCGTCACGCCGTCGTCGATCCGGATGTACGCGCGATGA
- a CDS encoding M20 family metallopeptidase has protein sequence MSDLIADIETLVRCESPSDDHEAVARSAEAVAVVGRRLLGAEPERLVTDGCTHLRWRFGDGPPRVLLLGHHDTVWPLGSLRTHPFTVENGILRGPGCFDMKAGVVMALHAAAALPDRTGVAILVTGDEEIGSPLSRALIEDEARSCDAVFVLEASADGGALKTRRKGVSRYWIEVDGRAAHAGLEPEKGVNAGIEVAHQILAVAALADPGRGTTVVPTALSAGTTTNTVPAAASVAVDARVWDVAEQDRVDRAVRSLAPVLADARIRIAGGINRPPLEAAASAELFALADELASGLGIGPLTRAAVGGASDGNFTAGLGIPTLDGLGAVGGGAHADDEHVVVAELPRRTALLAALTETVLARGTSSAPTNVPGESGAGQR, from the coding sequence GTGAGCGACCTGATCGCGGACATCGAAACGCTGGTCCGCTGCGAATCGCCGTCGGACGACCACGAAGCCGTCGCGCGCAGCGCCGAAGCCGTCGCCGTCGTCGGCCGCCGCCTCCTCGGCGCCGAGCCGGAGCGCCTGGTCACCGACGGGTGCACGCACCTGCGGTGGCGCTTCGGCGACGGCCCGCCGCGGGTCCTGCTGCTCGGCCACCACGACACCGTCTGGCCGCTGGGCTCCCTGCGGACGCACCCCTTCACCGTCGAGAACGGCATCCTGCGTGGCCCCGGGTGTTTCGACATGAAGGCCGGCGTGGTGATGGCCCTGCACGCGGCCGCGGCGCTGCCGGATCGCACGGGCGTCGCCATCCTCGTCACCGGCGACGAGGAGATCGGGTCCCCGCTGTCCCGCGCGCTCATCGAGGACGAGGCCCGAAGCTGCGACGCGGTGTTCGTGCTCGAAGCCTCGGCCGACGGCGGCGCGCTGAAGACCCGCCGCAAAGGCGTTTCCCGGTACTGGATCGAAGTCGACGGCCGGGCCGCGCACGCCGGGCTCGAACCCGAGAAGGGCGTCAACGCCGGGATCGAGGTGGCGCACCAGATCCTCGCGGTGGCCGCCCTCGCCGATCCCGGCCGCGGGACCACCGTCGTCCCGACCGCGCTGAGCGCCGGGACCACGACCAACACCGTGCCGGCCGCGGCGAGCGTGGCGGTGGACGCGCGGGTGTGGGACGTGGCCGAACAGGACCGCGTCGATCGGGCCGTGCGCAGCCTGGCACCGGTGCTCGCGGACGCGCGGATCCGCATCGCGGGCGGCATCAACCGGCCGCCGCTGGAGGCGGCCGCGTCGGCGGAGTTGTTCGCGCTGGCGGACGAACTGGCGAGCGGGCTCGGGATCGGACCGCTCACCCGGGCCGCGGTCGGCGGCGCGTCGGACGGCAACTTCACGGCGGGGCTGGGCATCCCGACGCTCGACGGCCTCGGCGCGGTGGGCGGGGGAGCGCACGCCGACGACGAACACGTCGTCGTCGCGGAGCTGCCCCGGCGGACCGCGCTGCTCGCCGCGCTCACCGAAACCGTGCTGGCGCGGGGAACTTCGTCCGCGCCGACGAACGTGCCCGGTGAATCCGGTGCGGGACAACGGTGA
- a CDS encoding dipeptide/oligopeptide/nickel ABC transporter permease/ATP-binding protein — MARRGTWAAALRTPVGACSAVLLALVVVLAALAPLLWGGGAAAIDTDAIGQGPSGAHPFGTDSLGRDLLLRTLVATRLSVGLALLATVIGAGSGVVLGTLPSVLPRRAGRLLTAVVDIAVAFPGLLLALFLAVIFGVGTQGAVLAIGFATAPAFARLVQTLSASVSGRDFVAAARIAGVGRVRLLARHVLPNIGEPLVVNATIGAGSALLAFAGLSFLGIGVQAPDYDWGRLLREGLDGIYVNPAAALAPAAAVVLAGLAFNLVGETVAAVVGVRTRARRRGAPPLPAARPALGEPPADAVLVVENLRVAFPGPDGWTVPVRGVGFSVRAGEAIGVVGESGSGKSLTALAVSRLVEAPGVVTADRLEFAGKPLAAASDRELGTALAMVFQDPMTSFNPARRVGGQLAEVSEQHHGLSRRAAFARAVDRLAAVRIPAAERRARQYPHEFSGGMRQRAMIGMGLMGRPKLIVADEPTTALDVTVQRQVLRLLARTRETEGAAILLISHDIAVVSQTCERMLVMYAGRIVEDLPTGSPARHPYTRALLATTVDLETDRDRPLEVIPGRPPEPGQVPGGCAFAARCPVASERCRTEDPVLEPATGGHRVACWHPQVTVLSGQSHEEGAA, encoded by the coding sequence ATGGCGCGACGCGGAACGTGGGCGGCGGCCCTGCGCACGCCGGTGGGGGCGTGCTCGGCGGTGCTGCTGGCCCTCGTCGTCGTCCTGGCGGCGCTGGCTCCGCTGTTGTGGGGCGGCGGCGCGGCGGCGATCGACACCGACGCGATCGGCCAGGGACCGTCCGGGGCGCACCCGTTCGGCACCGACTCCCTCGGCCGCGACCTGCTGCTGCGCACCCTGGTGGCGACTCGGCTCTCGGTCGGGCTGGCCCTGCTCGCGACCGTGATCGGCGCCGGCAGCGGCGTCGTGCTCGGGACGCTGCCGTCCGTGCTGCCCCGCCGGGCGGGCCGGCTGCTCACCGCGGTCGTCGACATCGCCGTCGCGTTCCCCGGGCTGCTGCTGGCCCTGTTCCTCGCGGTGATCTTCGGCGTCGGCACCCAGGGCGCGGTGCTGGCCATCGGGTTCGCGACGGCGCCGGCGTTCGCGCGGCTCGTGCAGACGCTCTCGGCGTCGGTCAGCGGGCGCGACTTCGTGGCCGCGGCCCGGATCGCCGGCGTCGGCCGGGTCCGGCTGCTGGCCCGGCACGTGCTGCCGAACATCGGCGAACCGCTCGTCGTCAACGCGACCATCGGGGCCGGCTCGGCACTGCTCGCCTTCGCCGGGCTGTCGTTCCTCGGGATCGGTGTGCAGGCCCCGGACTACGACTGGGGCCGCCTGCTGCGCGAGGGCCTGGACGGCATCTACGTCAACCCCGCGGCCGCGCTCGCGCCCGCCGCGGCGGTGGTGCTCGCCGGGCTGGCGTTCAACCTCGTCGGGGAGACGGTCGCCGCGGTGGTCGGGGTCCGGACCCGCGCGAGGAGGCGTGGGGCACCGCCGCTCCCGGCGGCGCGGCCGGCGCTCGGGGAGCCGCCCGCCGACGCGGTGCTGGTGGTGGAGAACCTCCGGGTGGCGTTCCCCGGCCCGGACGGCTGGACGGTACCGGTGCGCGGAGTCGGTTTCAGCGTCCGCGCCGGCGAAGCGATCGGCGTGGTCGGCGAATCCGGCTCCGGCAAGAGCCTGACCGCGCTGGCCGTGTCCCGCCTGGTCGAAGCGCCCGGCGTGGTCACCGCCGACCGGCTCGAGTTCGCCGGGAAGCCCCTGGCCGCCGCCTCGGACCGGGAACTCGGCACGGCGCTGGCCATGGTGTTCCAGGACCCGATGACGTCGTTCAACCCGGCCCGCCGCGTCGGCGGCCAGCTGGCCGAGGTGTCCGAGCAGCACCACGGCCTGTCGCGGCGTGCGGCGTTCGCCCGCGCGGTGGACCGGCTGGCCGCGGTGCGCATCCCGGCCGCCGAGCGGCGTGCCCGGCAGTACCCGCACGAGTTCTCCGGCGGTATGCGGCAGCGGGCGATGATCGGCATGGGCCTGATGGGCCGGCCGAAGCTGATCGTGGCCGACGAGCCGACCACCGCGCTCGACGTCACCGTGCAGCGGCAGGTGCTGCGCCTGCTGGCCCGCACGCGCGAGACCGAGGGCGCGGCGATCCTGCTGATCAGCCACGACATCGCGGTCGTTTCCCAGACGTGCGAACGGATGCTGGTGATGTACGCCGGCCGGATCGTCGAGGACCTGCCGACCGGGAGCCCGGCCCGGCACCCGTACACGCGGGCGCTGCTGGCCACCACGGTCGACCTGGAAACCGACCGCGACCGGCCACTGGAAGTCATCCCCGGCCGCCCGCCGGAACCCGGCCAGGTACCCGGAGGCTGCGCGTTCGCCGCCCGGTGCCCGGTGGCTTCGGAGCGCTGCCGCACCGAAGACCCGGTCCTCGAACCGGCGACCGGCGGCCACCGGGTCGCCTGCTGGCACCCGCAGGTCACCGTCCTTTCCGGACAGTCGCATGAGGAGGGTGCCGCGTGA
- a CDS encoding ABC transporter permease, with the protein MTTAVAPARLRGGPWPAFAARRLTRFAVSLWALVTAAFLMIHLVPGDPVRAALGMTAPADLVRAKRLELGLDDPLWVQYGHYLRGLFTGDLGTSMASGQPVTEVIGDRLPATLQLAIPAFAVVVAVAIPVGVVFAVLTRGGRRRGSELAFTSVSVFLAAVPEFLVAVALVALLAVGLGWFPVAGGDDASAYVLPVAALATGPSAVLARIVRVELLSVLGADFVRTARAKRLPARLVYVRHALPNALTATLTLGGLMLTGMVAGTVLVENVFAWPGLGSTIVQSILQKDYPLVQGIVLVYGVGVLLVNLLVDVALGLLDPRSAIREA; encoded by the coding sequence ATGACCACCGCGGTGGCGCCCGCGCGGCTGCGCGGCGGGCCGTGGCCGGCGTTCGCCGCGCGGCGGCTGACCCGGTTCGCCGTCTCGTTGTGGGCGCTGGTCACCGCGGCCTTCCTGATGATCCACCTGGTCCCGGGCGACCCGGTGCGCGCGGCGCTCGGGATGACCGCCCCGGCCGACCTGGTGCGGGCGAAGCGGCTGGAACTCGGCCTCGACGACCCGCTGTGGGTGCAGTACGGGCATTACTTGCGCGGCCTGTTCACCGGCGACCTCGGGACGTCGATGGCGAGCGGCCAGCCGGTCACGGAGGTGATCGGCGACCGGCTGCCGGCGACCTTGCAGCTGGCGATCCCCGCCTTCGCCGTCGTGGTGGCCGTCGCGATCCCGGTCGGCGTCGTCTTCGCGGTGCTGACCCGCGGCGGCCGCCGCCGGGGCAGCGAACTGGCGTTCACGTCGGTGAGCGTCTTCCTCGCCGCCGTGCCGGAGTTCCTGGTGGCGGTCGCGCTGGTGGCGCTGCTCGCGGTCGGTCTCGGCTGGTTCCCGGTGGCCGGCGGCGACGACGCGAGCGCGTACGTGCTGCCGGTCGCGGCCCTGGCCACCGGGCCGTCGGCGGTGCTCGCCCGGATCGTCCGGGTGGAGCTGCTTTCCGTGCTCGGCGCCGACTTCGTCCGCACCGCGCGGGCGAAGCGGCTGCCCGCGCGGCTGGTTTACGTCCGGCACGCGCTGCCGAACGCGCTGACCGCGACCCTGACGCTGGGCGGGCTGATGCTGACCGGGATGGTCGCGGGCACGGTGCTGGTGGAGAACGTGTTCGCCTGGCCCGGCCTCGGCTCGACGATCGTGCAGTCGATCCTGCAGAAGGACTACCCCCTGGTCCAGGGGATCGTGCTGGTCTACGGCGTCGGCGTGCTGCTGGTGAACCTGCTGGTCGACGTCGCGCTCGGGCTGCTCGACCCGCGCTCGGCCATTCGGGAGGCGTGA
- a CDS encoding serine hydrolase has protein sequence MSAVEAEIAGVFAEADARGFLHAREIGGGPEVAVGADDPVVLASVFKIPVAVAYAREVAAGRLHETERTRVGPRYRIGGIGTAGCADDVELSWRDLALFMLTMSDNAATDVIYHRIGQDAVDRLLADLDLRRTRLIGCCEDLFASVSADLGVAEGADIDAVFAGATPEQTWKLAVLDPERTTSSTPRELTELLDAVWTDRAGEPAACERVRSMMARQIWPHRLSSGFGSDVAIAAKTGTLPAVRNEAGVVSFPDGGRFAVAVFTRANSLAERQPAIDAAIGRAGRLAVDHLRKETP, from the coding sequence GTGAGTGCGGTCGAGGCGGAGATCGCCGGGGTCTTCGCCGAAGCGGACGCGCGCGGGTTCCTGCACGCGCGGGAGATCGGCGGCGGGCCGGAGGTGGCCGTCGGCGCGGACGACCCGGTGGTGCTGGCGTCGGTGTTCAAGATCCCGGTCGCCGTCGCCTACGCCCGCGAAGTGGCCGCCGGACGGCTGCACGAGACCGAGCGGACCCGCGTCGGGCCGCGCTACCGCATCGGCGGCATCGGCACCGCGGGCTGCGCCGACGACGTGGAGCTGAGCTGGCGCGACCTCGCGCTGTTCATGCTGACGATGAGCGACAACGCCGCCACCGATGTGATCTACCACCGGATCGGCCAGGACGCCGTCGACCGCCTGCTGGCCGACCTGGACCTGCGGCGCACCCGGCTGATCGGCTGCTGCGAGGACCTGTTCGCCTCCGTGTCCGCCGACCTCGGCGTGGCCGAAGGCGCCGACATCGACGCCGTGTTCGCCGGTGCGACCCCCGAGCAGACGTGGAAGCTCGCGGTGCTGGACCCCGAGCGCACGACGTCGTCCACCCCGCGTGAGCTCACCGAGCTGCTGGACGCCGTGTGGACCGACCGCGCCGGGGAACCCGCGGCGTGCGAGCGGGTCCGCTCGATGATGGCGCGGCAGATCTGGCCCCACCGCCTCTCGTCCGGCTTCGGCTCGGACGTCGCGATCGCGGCCAAGACCGGCACGCTGCCCGCGGTCCGCAACGAGGCCGGCGTCGTGTCCTTCCCGGACGGCGGCCGCTTCGCCGTCGCGGTCTTCACCCGCGCGAACTCCCTGGCCGAACGGCAACCCGCCATCGACGCGGCGATCGGCCGGGCCGGCCGCCTCGCCGTGGACCACCTGCGGAAGGAAACCCCATGA